In Pelosinus sp. UFO1, one genomic interval encodes:
- a CDS encoding HesA/MoeB/ThiF family protein yields MIGSNSSLDKLEKGETPERYQRNIGTIGVAGQQKLLRGKVVIVGAGGLGGNIIELLARQGVGFIRVIDGDSFAVHNLNRQLLATEQNIGVNKASAAVERVAAINSDIITEAIPQMLTKENAKELLADVDVVVDALDNIRDRLLLSQITRELGLPFVHGAIAGFTGQVTTLLPGDVGLERIYKKDSSGEKGIETQLGNPATTPALAAAIQCQEVVKLLTGIGEVLQNRLLYFDTEFNLFEVLTLK; encoded by the coding sequence ATGATAGGGAGTAATAGTAGTCTAGATAAGCTAGAGAAGGGGGAAACCCCAGAAAGGTACCAAAGAAATATTGGCACAATTGGAGTGGCTGGGCAGCAAAAGTTGTTACGTGGGAAAGTAGTCATTGTTGGGGCGGGCGGTTTAGGTGGTAATATTATAGAATTATTGGCTCGTCAGGGTGTAGGTTTTATAAGAGTGATTGATGGAGATAGCTTTGCGGTTCATAATTTGAATCGCCAACTATTAGCGACAGAACAGAATATCGGGGTAAATAAAGCCAGTGCCGCAGTAGAACGGGTTGCTGCTATTAATTCTGATATAATTACAGAAGCTATACCTCAAATGCTCACTAAGGAAAATGCCAAGGAGCTACTGGCGGATGTGGATGTGGTAGTGGATGCTTTAGATAATATTCGTGATCGCTTGCTACTCAGCCAAATAACAAGGGAACTTGGTTTACCTTTTGTACATGGTGCAATTGCTGGATTTACAGGGCAAGTGACTACCCTGTTGCCTGGAGATGTAGGTTTGGAAAGAATCTATAAAAAAGATAGTAGCGGGGAAAAAGGCATTGAGACCCAACTTGGAAATCCAGCAACTACTCCTGCTTTGGCTGCGGCAATTCAGTGCCAAGAAGTAGTCAAATTGTTAACTGGCATCGGTGAAGTATTGCAAAATCGGCTTTTATATTTTGATACAGAGTTTAACCTTTTTGAAGTATTAACATTGAAATAG
- a CDS encoding thiamine S protein, which yields MPDMIELRGFMGLFTLFKKRNWSNPYFFSLEKEVTGPELLGILDIPKKDVEIIFINGKAFLPFDAIICPGDRVALVPPGTPGPYRVLLGFIKKE from the coding sequence ATGCCTGATATGATTGAACTCCGAGGGTTTATGGGACTATTTACTTTATTTAAAAAGAGAAATTGGTCAAATCCTTATTTTTTTAGTTTAGAGAAAGAAGTAACAGGCCCCGAACTACTAGGAATATTGGATATTCCAAAGAAGGACGTTGAGATCATATTTATAAATGGAAAAGCTTTTCTCCCCTTTGATGCGATTATTTGTCCTGGCGATCGTGTGGCTTTAGTGCCCCCAGGTACGCCAGGGCCATACCGTGTCCTATTAGGTTTTATTAAAAAGGAGTAA
- a CDS encoding aldehyde ferredoxin oxidoreductase family protein: MFYRINMADLSVKKDEGTPYQGLGGRALSSRIIDTEVSPTDHALGEGNKLVFVTGLLSGTGAPNAGRMSLGAKSPLTGGIKESNVGGAMGHKLGRLGIRGIIVEGLPKKEISYIIRVCSEGLFLEEMPELKGLDIYDTVAKLQEKFGAKIAIGCIGTAGERKMATACVGFTDMEGDPTRQAGRGGMGAVMGSKGIKAIIADDSGTKMVPFVDEPAFRAGAKKLANALLTHPVTSQALPAYGTDVLVNILSEAGGLPTRNFSSGRFEGANNIGGETLAATIHERGGKTGHGCSPGCIIRCSQIYKDKKGEVLTGGFEYESCWSFGAHLGVDNLDDIALMNRLCDDYGVDSIDTGVAIGVAMEAGYIKFGDSQAAINLIHELGKATPMGRILGAGAETTGKVFGVRRVPTVKGQAIPAYDPRAVKGVGVTYATTTMGADHTAGYSVTANILGVGGKVDPLKPEGQVELSRNLQIATAFIDSTGLCLFVAFAILDIPEGLEGIVEMCNARYGWNKTIGDYLEMGKQVLREERAFNSSAGIGDGADDLPDFFRKELLPPHNVAFDVPKAELDTVFNF; encoded by the coding sequence ATGTTTTATCGTATAAATATGGCTGATCTATCGGTAAAAAAAGATGAGGGTACGCCATACCAAGGACTAGGAGGTCGTGCCCTTAGTTCACGGATTATAGATACTGAAGTATCTCCTACAGACCATGCCCTAGGCGAGGGGAACAAGCTTGTTTTTGTTACTGGTTTACTATCAGGCACAGGAGCACCTAATGCAGGACGCATGTCATTAGGCGCGAAGAGCCCATTAACCGGAGGGATTAAAGAAAGTAATGTAGGCGGAGCAATGGGCCATAAACTAGGCAGGCTTGGAATCAGAGGGATCATCGTAGAAGGATTACCCAAAAAAGAAATCTCCTATATTATACGAGTCTGTAGTGAAGGATTGTTTTTAGAGGAAATGCCTGAATTAAAAGGGCTAGATATTTATGATACGGTAGCCAAACTGCAAGAGAAATTTGGTGCCAAAATAGCCATTGGCTGTATTGGTACGGCAGGGGAACGCAAGATGGCAACAGCTTGTGTTGGGTTTACTGATATGGAAGGCGATCCTACTCGTCAAGCTGGCCGCGGTGGTATGGGTGCAGTAATGGGGAGTAAGGGGATTAAAGCAATTATAGCTGATGATAGCGGTACAAAGATGGTGCCATTTGTGGATGAACCGGCCTTTAGAGCGGGAGCAAAAAAATTAGCCAATGCCCTATTGACCCATCCTGTTACAAGTCAAGCACTACCTGCTTATGGTACTGATGTATTAGTGAATATACTAAGTGAGGCGGGTGGATTGCCTACCAGGAATTTTAGCTCAGGAAGATTTGAGGGGGCAAATAACATTGGCGGTGAAACACTGGCGGCAACCATTCATGAACGGGGCGGAAAAACAGGACATGGCTGTTCGCCAGGATGTATCATTCGCTGTTCTCAAATCTATAAAGATAAAAAGGGAGAAGTCTTGACAGGTGGTTTTGAATATGAAAGCTGCTGGTCCTTTGGCGCTCATTTAGGTGTTGATAACCTTGATGATATTGCTTTAATGAATCGATTGTGTGATGATTACGGTGTAGATAGCATTGATACAGGGGTGGCCATAGGAGTAGCAATGGAGGCCGGTTATATTAAATTTGGTGATAGTCAGGCAGCAATTAACTTAATCCATGAATTAGGCAAAGCAACCCCAATGGGACGAATTCTCGGTGCTGGGGCGGAAACTACGGGTAAAGTATTTGGTGTGCGTAGGGTTCCAACCGTAAAAGGGCAGGCCATTCCCGCTTACGACCCACGGGCTGTTAAAGGTGTTGGCGTTACCTATGCTACGACTACTATGGGAGCAGATCATACGGCTGGCTATTCAGTAACAGCTAATATTCTTGGTGTAGGTGGAAAAGTGGATCCCCTAAAACCAGAAGGACAGGTGGAACTATCTCGTAATCTTCAGATTGCTACCGCTTTCATTGATAGCACAGGCCTTTGTTTATTTGTTGCCTTTGCCATTTTGGATATTCCAGAAGGTCTAGAGGGGATTGTTGAGATGTGCAATGCTCGTTATGGTTGGAATAAGACAATTGGGGATTATCTAGAAATGGGTAAACAAGTACTCAGAGAGGAACGAGCTTTTAATTCTTCAGCAGGTATTGGCGATGGAGCTGATGATCTACCTGACTTCTTTAGAAAAGAACTATTACCGCCTCATAATGTGGCATTTGACGTGCCAAAAGCAGAATTAGATACTGTATTTAATTTTTAA
- a CDS encoding MoaD/ThiS family protein yields the protein MYIEVRLYATLRRYYPSWIAGVSSVEVQADSRVSDLLNTMKIDMAEVHIIMINGVSSTLDSALQVGDRVGLFPAVGGG from the coding sequence TTGTATATAGAGGTACGGTTATATGCTACATTAAGGCGATATTACCCTTCTTGGATTGCAGGGGTGTCATCGGTTGAAGTGCAGGCAGACAGTAGGGTTAGTGATTTACTTAACACTATGAAGATTGATATGGCAGAGGTTCATATTATTATGATAAATGGTGTTAGTAGTACATTAGACTCCGCTCTGCAAGTGGGAGATCGAGTAGGACTTTTCCCAGCTGTAGGTGGTGGTTAA